In Aptenodytes patagonicus chromosome 22, bAptPat1.pri.cur, whole genome shotgun sequence, one DNA window encodes the following:
- the TEAD3 gene encoding transcriptional enhancer factor TEF-5 isoform X2, with amino-acid sequence MDKSLDNDAEGVWSPDIEQSFQEALAIYPPCGRRKIILSDEGKMYGRNELIARYIKLRTGKTRTRKQVSSHLQVLARRKSREIQSKLKAMNLDQVSKDKALQSMASMSSAQIVSASVLQNKLSPPPPLPQAVFSAAPRFWSGPIPGQPGPSQDIKPFAQPAYPIQPPMPPSLASYEPLAPLPPAASAVPVWQDRTIASAKLRLLEYSAFMEVPRDAETYSKHLFVHIGQTNPSYSDPLLEAVDIRQIYDKFPEKKGGLKELYERGPQNSFFLVKFWADLNSTIQDGPGTFYGVSSQYSSAENMTITVSTKVCSFGKQVVEKVETEYARLENGRFVYRIHRSPMCEYMINFIHKLKHLPEKYMMNSVLENFTILQVVTNRDTQETLLCIAFVFEVSTSEHGAQHHVYKLVKD; translated from the exons ATGGACAAGAGTCTGGACAATGATGCCGAGGGTGTGTGGAGTCCGGACATcgagcagagcttccaggaggcgCTGGCGATCTACCCTCCCTGCGGCCGGCGGAAAATCATCCTCTCGGATGAGGGCAAGATGTACG GTCGTAACGAACTGATAGCCCGGTACATCAAGCTGCGGACGGGGAAGACACGGACGAGGAAGCAG gtctctagCCACTTGCAGGTTCTTGCCCGACGGAAATCTCGTGAGATTCAGTCCAAGCTGAAG GCCATGAACTTG gaCCAGGTCTCGAAGGATAAGGCTCTGCAGAGCATGGCTTCCATGTCCTCCGCGCAGATCGTGTCGGCCAGCGTCCTGCAGAACAAGCtcagcccccctcctcctcttcctcaggccGTCTTCTCTGCTGCCCCCAGG TTTTGGAGTGGGCCTATCCCAGGACAGCCTGGACCCTCTCAGGA CATTAAACCGTTTGCACAACCAGCTTACCCCATCCAGCCACCCATGCCTCCATCACTAGCCA GTTATGAGCCCTTGGCTCCGCTCCCGCCAGCCGCCTCGGCCGTGCCCGTCTGGCAGGACCGCACCATCGCCTCCGCCAAGCTCCGTCTCCTCGAATACTCCGCCTTCATGGAGGTGCCGCGGGACGCCGAAACG TACAGCAAACACCTCTTCGTGCACATCGGCCAGACGAACCCCTCGTACAGCGACCCGCTGCTAGAGGCCGTGGACATCCGCCAGATCTATGACAAGTTCCCCGAGAAGAAAGGTGGCCTCAAGGAGCTCTATGAGCGTGGGCCCCAGAACTCCTTCTTCCTCGTCAAATTTTGG GCGGATCTGAACAGCACGATCCAGGACGGGCCGGGGACTTTCTACGGTGTCAGCAGCCAGTACAGCAGTGCAGAGAACATGACCATCACAGTCTCCACCAAGGTGTGCTCCTTTGGGAAGCAGGTCgtggagaaggtggag ACGGAGTACGCGCGGCTGGAGAACGGCCGGTTCGTCTACCGCATCCATCGGTCTCCCATGTGCGAGTACATGATCAACTTCATCCACAAACTCAAGCACCTCCCGGAGAAGTACATGATGAACAGCGTCCTGGAGAATTTCACCATCCTGCAG
- the TEAD3 gene encoding transcriptional enhancer factor TEF-5 isoform X1, with protein sequence MDKSLDNDAEGVWSPDIEQSFQEALAIYPPCGRRKIILSDEGKMYGRNELIARYIKLRTGKTRTRKQVSSHIQVLARKKVREYQVGIKVSSHLQVLARRKSREIQSKLKAMNLDQVSKDKALQSMASMSSAQIVSASVLQNKLSPPPPLPQAVFSAAPRFWSGPIPGQPGPSQDIKPFAQPAYPIQPPMPPSLASYEPLAPLPPAASAVPVWQDRTIASAKLRLLEYSAFMEVPRDAETYSKHLFVHIGQTNPSYSDPLLEAVDIRQIYDKFPEKKGGLKELYERGPQNSFFLVKFWADLNSTIQDGPGTFYGVSSQYSSAENMTITVSTKVCSFGKQVVEKVETEYARLENGRFVYRIHRSPMCEYMINFIHKLKHLPEKYMMNSVLENFTILQVVTNRDTQETLLCIAFVFEVSTSEHGAQHHVYKLVKD encoded by the exons ATGGACAAGAGTCTGGACAATGATGCCGAGGGTGTGTGGAGTCCGGACATcgagcagagcttccaggaggcgCTGGCGATCTACCCTCCCTGCGGCCGGCGGAAAATCATCCTCTCGGATGAGGGCAAGATGTACG GTCGTAACGAACTGATAGCCCGGTACATCAAGCTGCGGACGGGGAAGACACGGACGAGGAAGCAG GTGTCCAGCCACATACAGGTTCTAGCTCGGAAGAAGGTGCGGGAGTACCAGGTTGGCATCAAG gtctctagCCACTTGCAGGTTCTTGCCCGACGGAAATCTCGTGAGATTCAGTCCAAGCTGAAG GCCATGAACTTG gaCCAGGTCTCGAAGGATAAGGCTCTGCAGAGCATGGCTTCCATGTCCTCCGCGCAGATCGTGTCGGCCAGCGTCCTGCAGAACAAGCtcagcccccctcctcctcttcctcaggccGTCTTCTCTGCTGCCCCCAGG TTTTGGAGTGGGCCTATCCCAGGACAGCCTGGACCCTCTCAGGA CATTAAACCGTTTGCACAACCAGCTTACCCCATCCAGCCACCCATGCCTCCATCACTAGCCA GTTATGAGCCCTTGGCTCCGCTCCCGCCAGCCGCCTCGGCCGTGCCCGTCTGGCAGGACCGCACCATCGCCTCCGCCAAGCTCCGTCTCCTCGAATACTCCGCCTTCATGGAGGTGCCGCGGGACGCCGAAACG TACAGCAAACACCTCTTCGTGCACATCGGCCAGACGAACCCCTCGTACAGCGACCCGCTGCTAGAGGCCGTGGACATCCGCCAGATCTATGACAAGTTCCCCGAGAAGAAAGGTGGCCTCAAGGAGCTCTATGAGCGTGGGCCCCAGAACTCCTTCTTCCTCGTCAAATTTTGG GCGGATCTGAACAGCACGATCCAGGACGGGCCGGGGACTTTCTACGGTGTCAGCAGCCAGTACAGCAGTGCAGAGAACATGACCATCACAGTCTCCACCAAGGTGTGCTCCTTTGGGAAGCAGGTCgtggagaaggtggag ACGGAGTACGCGCGGCTGGAGAACGGCCGGTTCGTCTACCGCATCCATCGGTCTCCCATGTGCGAGTACATGATCAACTTCATCCACAAACTCAAGCACCTCCCGGAGAAGTACATGATGAACAGCGTCCTGGAGAATTTCACCATCCTGCAG
- the TEAD3 gene encoding transcriptional enhancer factor TEF-5 isoform X3, translating to MDKSLDNDAEGVWSPDIEQSFQEALAIYPPCGRRKIILSDEGKMYGRNELIARYIKLRTGKTRTRKQVSSHIQVLARKKVREYQVGIKAMNLDQVSKDKALQSMASMSSAQIVSASVLQNKLSPPPPLPQAVFSAAPRFWSGPIPGQPGPSQDIKPFAQPAYPIQPPMPPSLASYEPLAPLPPAASAVPVWQDRTIASAKLRLLEYSAFMEVPRDAETYSKHLFVHIGQTNPSYSDPLLEAVDIRQIYDKFPEKKGGLKELYERGPQNSFFLVKFWADLNSTIQDGPGTFYGVSSQYSSAENMTITVSTKVCSFGKQVVEKVETEYARLENGRFVYRIHRSPMCEYMINFIHKLKHLPEKYMMNSVLENFTILQVVTNRDTQETLLCIAFVFEVSTSEHGAQHHVYKLVKD from the exons ATGGACAAGAGTCTGGACAATGATGCCGAGGGTGTGTGGAGTCCGGACATcgagcagagcttccaggaggcgCTGGCGATCTACCCTCCCTGCGGCCGGCGGAAAATCATCCTCTCGGATGAGGGCAAGATGTACG GTCGTAACGAACTGATAGCCCGGTACATCAAGCTGCGGACGGGGAAGACACGGACGAGGAAGCAG GTGTCCAGCCACATACAGGTTCTAGCTCGGAAGAAGGTGCGGGAGTACCAGGTTGGCATCAAG GCCATGAACTTG gaCCAGGTCTCGAAGGATAAGGCTCTGCAGAGCATGGCTTCCATGTCCTCCGCGCAGATCGTGTCGGCCAGCGTCCTGCAGAACAAGCtcagcccccctcctcctcttcctcaggccGTCTTCTCTGCTGCCCCCAGG TTTTGGAGTGGGCCTATCCCAGGACAGCCTGGACCCTCTCAGGA CATTAAACCGTTTGCACAACCAGCTTACCCCATCCAGCCACCCATGCCTCCATCACTAGCCA GTTATGAGCCCTTGGCTCCGCTCCCGCCAGCCGCCTCGGCCGTGCCCGTCTGGCAGGACCGCACCATCGCCTCCGCCAAGCTCCGTCTCCTCGAATACTCCGCCTTCATGGAGGTGCCGCGGGACGCCGAAACG TACAGCAAACACCTCTTCGTGCACATCGGCCAGACGAACCCCTCGTACAGCGACCCGCTGCTAGAGGCCGTGGACATCCGCCAGATCTATGACAAGTTCCCCGAGAAGAAAGGTGGCCTCAAGGAGCTCTATGAGCGTGGGCCCCAGAACTCCTTCTTCCTCGTCAAATTTTGG GCGGATCTGAACAGCACGATCCAGGACGGGCCGGGGACTTTCTACGGTGTCAGCAGCCAGTACAGCAGTGCAGAGAACATGACCATCACAGTCTCCACCAAGGTGTGCTCCTTTGGGAAGCAGGTCgtggagaaggtggag ACGGAGTACGCGCGGCTGGAGAACGGCCGGTTCGTCTACCGCATCCATCGGTCTCCCATGTGCGAGTACATGATCAACTTCATCCACAAACTCAAGCACCTCCCGGAGAAGTACATGATGAACAGCGTCCTGGAGAATTTCACCATCCTGCAG